One Rhipicephalus microplus isolate Deutch F79 unplaced genomic scaffold, USDA_Rmic scaffold_43, whole genome shotgun sequence genomic region harbors:
- the LOC142787055 gene encoding uncharacterized protein LOC142787055: MAAHAGPPGFDEEADNWEAYRLRLEAYFEVHDVTDEKKRRAISVTALSTKTVDLLAARCAPAKIQDLKYEDAVKFLGERFAPACNEIAESYKFFTRNQLAGESVNEFLVEIRKIASRCNFGSALDRMLRDRIVCGLHDASVRRQLLAKAELTLREAEEAARAAEMTAANVDHMASAQNTDNVHAMTMKRRGQPTRHPSLRESASREDWRHEGTCPCCGKSGHTAEKCKFRSVKCFICKRQGHLARVCQQHQSRQNNVFHCESQWSDNDDYEQFLLNLQAASVNMVQPIYRTMEWDGVALRMQVDTGSPVTIITWPTYIK; encoded by the coding sequence TACCGGCTACGCTTGGAAGCATACTTCGAGGTTCACGACGTCACGGACGAGAAGAAACGCAGGGCAATTTCGGTCACGGCGTTGAGCACAAAGACAGTGGATTTATTGGCTGCACGATGCGCGCCGGCGAAGATACAGGACCTGAAATACGAAGACGCTGTGAAGTTCCTGGGTGAGCGATTTGCTCCGGCGTGCAACGAAATCGCAGAATCGTACAAGTTCTTCACAAGGAATCAGCTTGCAGGAGAGTCGGTAAATGAATTTCTCGTGGAAATACGAAAGATTGCAAGCAGGTGTAATTTCGGTAGCGCCCTCGACAGGATGCTAAGGGACCGCATTGTTTGCGGCCTGCACGACGCTAGTGTTCGTAGGCAGCTGTTGGCAAAAGCGGAACTCACGCTGAGGGAGGCGGAAGAGGCAGCGCGTGCAGCAGAGATGACAGCGGCAAACGTGGACCATATGGCCAGCGCGCAAAACACGGACAATGTGCACGCTATGACGATGAAGCGCAGAGGCCAACCAACTAGGCATCCGTCACTACGAGAGTCGGCGAGCAGGGAAGACTGGCGGCACGAAGGGACGTGCCCATGCTGCGGCAAAAGTGGTCATACAGCGGAAAAATGCAAGTTCCGTTCTGTTAAATGCTTCATTTGTAAGAGGCAAGGACACCTAGCCCGTGTGTGCCAGCAGCACCAGTCCCGGCAAAACAATGTATTCCACTGTGAAAGTCAGTGGTCTGATAATGACGACTACGAACAATTTCTGCTCAACTTGCAAGCGGCATCGGTGAACATGGTCCAGCCAATTTATCGCACCATGGAATGGGATGGCGTGGCTCTCCGAATGCAAGTAGACACCGGTTCCCCCGTGACAATCATCACATGGCCTACCTACATCAAATAA